The proteins below are encoded in one region of Methanosarcina barkeri 3:
- a CDS encoding vWA domain-containing protein, whose amino-acid sequence MTLSLGHPEMLFLIIPVLIGGFYLLRKTKTKLVEWRMLVAFLLVLALASPFTTVTQTTNEKDPSLVMVQDKTSSMNLFPEEAGTELYKALVANTPTTLVQLTGDKTSLGDTITQYAGSGNQIVLVSDGNNNAGKDLPEALEFAKETSTPVYLVQPELQTNDLSVEMQGDKTVVVDNQNEFDIVVRQASNQSVSYLLEVSVDGKLSQSRDFTLQGRNNSEDPIKINQAFNTLGAHNLSVKVTPHGEDKNTVNNQFFKSVYVIPKSKLILVTGEPDSPLGKVLSNLYNVSVVSTYPGAAALKGSKALVLDNQPISSFSEAQMKEIKNYVSNGGGLVVVGGEQAYNYGDYLNSSLEEILPVLSKPSDYKGGRNLVLLLDVSPSTAAHKSQGDILGNAIYIIQNENLKDANAGVVAFGSKAYDVSGGFVFLGLEQNKKILKDKIERLTPDDQSKTSLNEGLNITKQMLTGKDGKLDAIIISDGAIKQSYEPSLQAAKELQKLGVNLYFIHISSVAPSQINEKRQYYAENFMKELGLEKNYFHIDKGERANIGFEPSKESSEEKKEEKEENLGAYPLLAYSPDHFITKNVNLTNASITGYNDVTQKAGAERLVITSTGKPVLTTWRFGLGRVAAFTTDNGEGEGSRWATALYNGSNAKFISGTINWAIANPRAEEGAVVDSPDTWLGTPSNLTLTMYDEGIPQLKLDGNSLDLALTGRNTYETSVNPETTGIHDISGYPLAVNYQLEYRDVGLNEDIESLVLETGGKIYSEKDARALLLKDARQSSVRQSDEQVSLKMYVLLTALVLYLGEILARRIREMRKLRNAQVEIAAGK is encoded by the coding sequence ATGACTCTCTCTCTTGGACATCCCGAAATGCTCTTCCTGATTATCCCCGTGCTTATTGGGGGATTCTACCTCCTGAGGAAGACAAAAACGAAGCTTGTAGAATGGAGAATGCTTGTCGCGTTTCTGCTTGTGCTTGCCCTGGCTTCTCCTTTTACTACGGTTACACAGACAACCAATGAAAAAGATCCTTCTCTTGTGATGGTTCAGGACAAGACCTCAAGTATGAATCTCTTTCCTGAAGAAGCAGGCACTGAACTGTACAAAGCCCTGGTAGCCAATACCCCGACAACTTTAGTCCAGCTAACCGGGGATAAAACCTCGCTTGGAGATACTATTACGCAATATGCTGGAAGCGGGAATCAGATAGTGCTGGTCAGCGACGGGAACAATAATGCAGGCAAGGACCTCCCTGAAGCCCTGGAGTTTGCAAAAGAAACCAGCACACCTGTTTATCTTGTCCAGCCCGAACTCCAGACAAATGACCTCAGTGTCGAAATGCAAGGGGATAAGACGGTTGTTGTGGATAACCAGAACGAATTCGATATAGTTGTCAGACAGGCTTCAAACCAGAGTGTCAGCTATCTCCTTGAGGTATCTGTGGATGGAAAACTTTCGCAGAGCAGAGACTTTACTCTGCAGGGCAGGAATAACAGTGAGGATCCCATAAAGATTAATCAGGCTTTTAACACCCTTGGTGCCCATAACCTCAGTGTAAAAGTCACTCCTCACGGAGAGGACAAAAACACAGTTAACAATCAGTTTTTCAAGTCCGTGTATGTTATTCCGAAATCAAAGCTTATCCTGGTTACAGGCGAACCCGATTCTCCCCTCGGCAAGGTTCTGAGCAACCTTTACAATGTCTCGGTAGTCAGCACTTATCCCGGAGCAGCGGCTCTTAAAGGCAGTAAAGCTCTGGTGCTTGACAACCAGCCTATCAGTTCTTTTTCCGAAGCCCAGATGAAAGAAATCAAAAACTATGTCAGCAACGGAGGCGGACTGGTTGTCGTGGGAGGAGAACAGGCTTACAACTATGGAGACTACCTTAACTCCTCACTTGAAGAAATCCTGCCTGTTCTCTCAAAGCCTTCCGACTATAAAGGAGGAAGAAATCTGGTCCTGCTCCTGGATGTCTCTCCGAGTACTGCTGCTCACAAGTCCCAGGGAGATATTCTGGGAAATGCTATCTACATTATCCAGAATGAAAACCTTAAAGATGCAAATGCAGGAGTTGTCGCATTCGGAAGTAAAGCATATGATGTTTCAGGAGGGTTTGTGTTTCTGGGACTTGAGCAGAATAAGAAAATATTGAAAGACAAAATTGAGCGGTTGACACCTGACGACCAGAGCAAGACTTCCTTAAATGAGGGACTTAATATCACAAAACAAATGCTTACCGGCAAAGATGGCAAGCTTGATGCTATTATTATTTCAGACGGAGCAATAAAGCAATCCTATGAGCCAAGCCTTCAGGCTGCAAAAGAACTTCAGAAACTTGGTGTGAATCTTTATTTTATCCATATCAGCTCGGTAGCTCCTTCCCAGATAAATGAAAAAAGACAATACTACGCTGAGAACTTCATGAAGGAACTAGGACTTGAAAAGAACTATTTCCACATTGATAAGGGTGAAAGAGCAAACATAGGCTTTGAGCCTTCGAAAGAGTCTTCTGAGGAGAAAAAAGAAGAAAAAGAAGAAAACCTTGGTGCTTACCCTCTGCTTGCGTATTCTCCTGATCATTTCATCACTAAAAACGTGAATCTCACAAATGCCAGTATTACGGGCTATAATGATGTTACTCAAAAAGCCGGAGCTGAACGCCTGGTAATTACTTCTACCGGAAAGCCTGTACTTACCACCTGGCGTTTCGGGCTTGGTAGAGTTGCAGCCTTTACTACGGACAACGGGGAAGGAGAAGGCTCTCGCTGGGCGACTGCCCTTTATAACGGTTCAAATGCAAAGTTTATTTCGGGCACTATTAACTGGGCAATAGCAAACCCGAGAGCTGAAGAAGGAGCTGTTGTGGACAGTCCGGATACCTGGCTAGGGACTCCCTCCAATCTGACGCTTACGATGTACGATGAAGGAATCCCGCAGCTAAAGCTGGATGGAAACTCTCTCGACCTTGCTTTAACCGGAAGGAACACCTACGAAACAAGCGTAAATCCCGAAACCACCGGAATCCATGATATATCAGGCTATCCGCTTGCAGTAAATTACCAGCTTGAATATCGGGATGTAGGGCTCAATGAAGACATAGAATCTCTTGTTCTTGAAACAGGAGGAAAAATTTACAGTGAGAAGGATGCAAGAGCCCTTCTCCTGAAAGATGCACGGCAGAGTTCAGTGAGACAATCTGACGAGCAGGTAAGCCTGAAAATGTATGTGCTCCTTACTGCGCTTGTGCTCTATCTGGGAGAGATCCTTGCCAGGCGCATAAGGGAAATGAGAAAGCTCAGGAATGCACAGGTTGAGATTGCAGCTGGAAAATAA
- a CDS encoding diacylglycerol/polyprenol kinase family protein codes for MPSREFVLEILRKSVHLVSILIVLIYEFYGKEAILWVLMLFLVTVLVLDYFRIEHGIRIPFFHIMYRKSESDRFGGHIFFALGAISVISLCSREIAYSAILMATFGDLTAGLIGKFYGKRRVFQKIFKNDKSIEGSASEFLIDFFIGLLILGNPIVSLVMAFLATLTETAVNKIDDNLIVPVFAGFFGQITLNLLSYL; via the coding sequence ATGCCATCCAGAGAATTTGTCCTGGAAATCCTGAGAAAAAGCGTTCATCTGGTTTCAATCCTGATAGTGCTTATCTACGAATTTTACGGAAAAGAAGCCATTCTCTGGGTGCTCATGTTGTTTCTTGTAACTGTTCTCGTGCTTGACTACTTCCGGATAGAGCATGGAATTCGAATACCTTTTTTCCATATCATGTACAGAAAAAGTGAATCTGACCGCTTCGGAGGGCATATCTTTTTTGCACTCGGAGCAATTTCAGTAATATCTCTGTGCAGTAGAGAAATTGCTTACTCTGCAATCCTTATGGCAACTTTCGGTGACCTGACTGCAGGCCTTATCGGAAAATTCTACGGAAAGAGGAGAGTTTTTCAAAAAATCTTTAAAAATGATAAATCAATTGAAGGCTCAGCTTCGGAATTTCTTATTGATTTCTTTATAGGGCTGCTTATTCTCGGAAATCCTATTGTTTCCCTTGTCATGGCTTTTCTTGCGACCCTTACGGAAACTGCAGTCAATAAAATCGATGATAACCTTATAGTGCCGGTTTTCGCCGGTTTTTTCGGGCAGATAACTCTGAATCTTCTGTCGTATTTATGA
- a CDS encoding NDP-sugar synthase — protein sequence MKACIMCGGAGTRLRPLTFKHPKPSIPILNKPSVRHLIEHLSREGFNEIVMTLGYMGERIEEQLGDGHMFGVHIDYVYEKEKLGTAGGVKNAEKYLKGEPFIVLGGDHVLNLDLREMYRFHEANDAPITIGLLSIDDPREFGIADMDINNRIHRFLEKPKSGQIFSNLASTGIYICSPSIFEWIPQGKKYDFAKDLFPFMLAADKKINGVLVRGKWTDVGSSAAYRQAQRWMLDSLPGTTIEGNFTTRNARIKGPLSIGNNVCIGSNSSLVGPIVIGENTTIGNNVLIGPYSVIGSNCTIEDNAKILSSYLFDNVFIGKESNISGGVVADETIIGEHCFLENGTVIGHKVLIGSNSTVHSGVKIWPEVVIDKDSSIKETVINYDYDASNDGS from the coding sequence ATGAAAGCGTGTATCATGTGTGGAGGGGCAGGGACAAGGCTCAGGCCGCTAACTTTCAAGCACCCTAAACCCAGCATACCGATTCTGAATAAGCCGTCAGTCCGACATTTGATAGAACATCTTTCAAGAGAAGGGTTCAATGAAATAGTCATGACTCTCGGGTACATGGGAGAGCGTATAGAAGAGCAGCTCGGAGACGGGCACATGTTTGGGGTACATATCGACTATGTATATGAGAAAGAAAAACTCGGAACCGCAGGCGGTGTTAAAAATGCTGAGAAATACTTGAAAGGCGAGCCATTTATCGTCCTTGGTGGAGATCACGTCCTTAACCTCGACCTGAGAGAGATGTACCGCTTCCATGAAGCAAATGATGCCCCGATAACCATAGGGCTCCTTTCGATTGACGACCCTCGAGAATTCGGAATTGCGGACATGGACATTAACAACCGGATCCACCGCTTCCTGGAAAAACCGAAATCAGGCCAGATATTCAGCAACCTCGCAAGTACAGGCATTTACATTTGCAGCCCTTCGATATTTGAATGGATCCCTCAAGGTAAAAAATACGATTTTGCAAAAGACCTTTTTCCCTTCATGCTTGCAGCCGACAAAAAAATCAATGGTGTACTTGTGCGGGGAAAATGGACTGATGTAGGAAGCTCCGCAGCTTACAGGCAGGCGCAGCGCTGGATGCTCGATTCTCTTCCTGGAACAACAATCGAAGGGAATTTCACGACCCGGAACGCAAGAATAAAAGGTCCCCTGTCCATAGGAAACAATGTATGCATAGGTTCGAACTCTTCCCTTGTAGGTCCAATAGTAATAGGGGAAAACACAACTATAGGCAATAACGTCCTTATCGGGCCTTACAGCGTGATAGGCTCAAACTGCACTATAGAGGACAATGCAAAGATCCTTTCGTCCTATCTTTTTGATAATGTGTTCATAGGAAAGGAATCCAATATTTCAGGCGGAGTGGTAGCAGATGAAACAATCATCGGGGAACACTGCTTCCTTGAAAACGGAACCGTTATCGGGCATAAAGTACTGATCGGAAGTAATTCAACAGTACATTCCGGAGTTAAAATCTGGCCCGAAGTTGTTATAGATAAAGACTCAAGCATAAAGGAAACCGTAATTAATTACGATTATGACGCTTCAAACGACGGCTCGTAA
- a CDS encoding OB-fold nucleic acid binding domain-containing protein, producing MEKEEKVMVLLLFMTLTSLVTAYLCFGPELTASGQEAGKEAKPYTRESGEGEKVFLEAQVLSKRLTYTGEHLLLQVDHNSEVLSVFIPKTAGAESFNNSIQKGDIISVTGTVSEYEGKREIKVERNEDILLIDRQ from the coding sequence ATGGAAAAAGAAGAAAAAGTCATGGTACTGCTGCTATTTATGACATTGACTTCTCTTGTGACAGCTTATCTCTGCTTTGGACCGGAACTTACAGCTTCTGGACAGGAGGCAGGGAAAGAAGCCAAGCCGTATACTCGGGAATCCGGTGAAGGGGAGAAGGTGTTCCTTGAAGCTCAAGTTTTGAGCAAAAGGTTAACCTATACAGGTGAACACTTGCTTTTACAGGTAGATCATAACTCCGAAGTCCTTAGTGTCTTTATTCCAAAGACTGCTGGTGCTGAATCCTTTAATAACTCAATCCAGAAAGGGGATATCATTAGTGTAACCGGTACTGTTTCGGAGTACGAAGGGAAAAGGGAAATCAAGGTAGAAAGAAATGAAGATATTCTTCTGATTGACCGTCAATGA
- a CDS encoding peptidylprolyl isomerase yields the protein MENSRTVKKGDYLLIDYTGKFEDGTVFDTTSKEKALKEGIYDEKKEYRPLFFRADTYQVIKGIDKGVLGMKEGEEKILIIPPEEAYGDYKSYLVQKIPLARLELQNPPEPGTKIITPAGSEVKVLDSTETSATLDFNRELAGKTLVLEIKLVSIIN from the coding sequence ATGGAAAATTCTCGTACTGTGAAAAAAGGAGATTACCTTCTTATTGATTACACCGGAAAATTTGAAGACGGCACGGTCTTTGATACCACCTCGAAGGAAAAAGCCCTCAAAGAAGGGATATATGACGAAAAAAAAGAGTACAGACCTCTGTTTTTTAGAGCGGACACATATCAGGTTATAAAAGGAATCGACAAGGGAGTACTTGGAATGAAGGAGGGTGAAGAAAAAATCCTCATAATCCCTCCTGAAGAAGCTTATGGAGATTATAAGAGTTACCTTGTCCAGAAGATCCCTCTTGCAAGACTTGAACTCCAGAACCCTCCTGAGCCAGGAACAAAAATCATAACACCCGCTGGGAGTGAGGTTAAAGTGCTTGACTCCACGGAAACTTCTGCCACTCTGGACTTTAACCGTGAACTTGCGGGCAAAACTCTGGTTCTTGAAATAAAACTGGTCTCGATTATAAACTGA
- a CDS encoding peptidylprolyl isomerase, giving the protein MKASKGAVFFIAVLLLVSIIFVSGCTDKGSEGGDSRIVKSGDTVKVDYTGKLEDGTVFDTSREDVAKQAGIYVEGREYAPLTFVVGSGQVIQGFDEGVIGMKVGEEKTLKIPPEEAYGEYDKAKILAVPIEELNLTNRSEIPEVGQSLRDINGNQYKVTAVNDTHITLDVNHELAGKTLTFDIKLISIE; this is encoded by the coding sequence ATGAAGGCCAGTAAAGGAGCAGTTTTCTTCATAGCGGTACTGCTCCTGGTGAGTATAATTTTTGTCAGTGGCTGCACGGACAAAGGGAGTGAGGGAGGAGATAGCAGAATAGTAAAGTCCGGAGATACAGTCAAGGTCGACTATACCGGGAAGCTTGAAGACGGCACGGTTTTTGACACCTCAAGAGAAGATGTTGCAAAGCAGGCCGGCATATACGTTGAAGGAAGGGAATATGCCCCTCTTACTTTTGTTGTTGGCTCGGGACAGGTAATCCAGGGTTTTGATGAGGGTGTAATCGGAATGAAAGTAGGGGAAGAAAAGACCCTGAAAATTCCCCCAGAAGAAGCTTATGGGGAATATGATAAAGCAAAAATCCTTGCTGTTCCGATTGAAGAACTAAATCTAACAAACCGATCCGAAATTCCTGAAGTGGGACAATCCCTGAGAGATATTAACGGGAACCAGTACAAAGTAACAGCTGTAAACGACACGCATATCACTCTTGATGTCAATCACGAGCTTGCAGGCAAGACCCTGACTTTTGATATAAAACTCATCTCAATAGAATAA
- a CDS encoding peptidylprolyl isomerase, with amino-acid sequence MAEDITKDTSRKIENGDTISVDYVGKLEDGAIFDTSVKEVATEAGIYNQMRNYEPLTFTIGEGQMIKGFDEGVVGMQVGEEKTFTIPPEEAYGEYREEFVREIPVDAVDFTPEVGMRLATDSGLTGTITNVSENNFVVDFNHELAGKTLIFSVKVVSVEK; translated from the coding sequence ATGGCCGAGGATATAACAAAAGACACAAGCAGAAAAATTGAGAATGGGGATACAATCTCAGTTGATTACGTAGGAAAACTTGAAGATGGTGCAATTTTTGATACTTCCGTAAAAGAAGTTGCTACCGAGGCAGGGATATACAACCAAATGAGAAATTATGAGCCCCTCACATTTACCATCGGCGAAGGTCAGATGATAAAAGGATTTGATGAGGGTGTTGTTGGAATGCAAGTGGGGGAAGAAAAAACCTTTACAATCCCGCCTGAAGAAGCATACGGAGAATACAGGGAAGAATTCGTAAGAGAGATCCCTGTTGACGCTGTTGATTTTACTCCGGAAGTCGGAATGAGGCTGGCTACGGACAGCGGTCTGACAGGTACTATCACAAACGTAAGTGAAAATAACTTTGTTGTAGACTTCAACCATGAGCTTGCAGGCAAGACCTTGATTTTCTCAGTCAAAGTTGTTTCTGTGGAGAAGTGA
- a CDS encoding cytochrome P450, translating into MKGKSSIDIVEDFAYPIPVTMISELLGVPPEDQARLHALSEAIIEGIDLDPQKSQEERKRRQEQSGQTFKDLEQYMEALIERHRKHPGSDLLSGLITDYGPDGPMAQSDIVSTASLLLIAGHETTVNLITNGMLTLLRHPDALERLRRQPNLVIRLVEELLRYEPPVQILPNRVALADITIAGTIIQKGSPVILLLASGNRDPARFHDPDKFDPDRRDNMHLGFGSGIHYCYGAPLARLETQIALTELVRRLENPRLAYDPPPYRQSATLRGPRHLTVEIDGVRD; encoded by the coding sequence ATGAAAGGCAAGTCTTCGATTGACATTGTCGAGGATTTCGCCTACCCAATTCCGGTAACGATGATCAGTGAGCTGCTTGGTGTACCTCCTGAGGATCAAGCACGCCTTCATGCTTTATCAGAAGCTATTATCGAAGGTATTGACCTGGATCCCCAGAAAAGCCAGGAGGAACGAAAAAGGCGACAAGAACAGTCTGGCCAAACCTTTAAAGATCTGGAGCAATACATGGAGGCGCTGATTGAGCGTCATCGAAAGCACCCTGGTTCCGATCTGCTTTCAGGACTCATAACAGACTACGGTCCTGACGGGCCAATGGCCCAATCAGATATTGTGAGCACTGCGAGTTTGTTGCTCATTGCCGGTCATGAGACCACAGTGAACCTGATCACCAACGGCATGCTCACACTGTTGAGGCATCCTGATGCCCTCGAACGGCTGCGTCGTCAACCAAACCTGGTTATTCGCCTGGTCGAGGAACTGCTACGCTATGAACCTCCTGTCCAGATTCTGCCAAATCGTGTAGCTCTCGCCGACATCACTATTGCCGGTACTATTATTCAGAAAGGTTCACCTGTGATTCTGCTGCTTGCTTCCGGAAACCGTGATCCTGCTCGTTTCCACGATCCAGATAAGTTCGATCCTGATCGCAGGGATAATATGCACCTTGGCTTTGGCAGCGGTATCCATTACTGTTACGGCGCCCCACTCGCAAGGTTGGAAACTCAGATTGCACTAACAGAACTCGTACGACGGCTTGAAAACCCCAGGCTCGCGTATGATCCACCTCCATACCGGCAGAGTGCTACTCTACGAGGACCGCGACATCTCACTGTTGAAATCGATGGCGTGAGGGACTGA
- a CDS encoding NAD(P)/FAD-dependent oxidoreductase, with protein MSSNNAKKTASSVQKPVQRIVIVGASLAGLSAAESLRSEGFAGTITVIGDEPYAPYDRPPLSKTVLTGWLQAEHTTLPQSVDLQAEWLLGMPAIGLDLGNREVELADGRRVGFDRLLISTGTHARQWPDLAQAALDGVCLLHTRDDAVRLRARLAARPKRVLVIGGGFTGSEVASVCRELGLAVTVTERSATPLIGALGAAAGAFAGQLQRAHGVDLRCNVTVMSLEGDESGRLRCAYLSDGDILDIDVAVVALGAVRNVEWLRDSGLAFDSRGIACDAACRAFDINGMVTDDVFVAGDIVRWPHPLYEGELLAVEHWGNAVEQARTAAHNMVSVPADLQAYKSLPAFWSRQFGVNLKMIGLPSFADEVVLTQGSVSERRLVAAYGYKGRIVAALTVNMARWLPAYEAMIEARAPFPPVLHAPDSSAELRPVPAGFPPHGQITHSPNAIKTGPGPSIPSPEESPTSDKVKDPRVPPGFQPK; from the coding sequence GTGAGCAGCAATAATGCCAAGAAGACTGCTTCCTCCGTACAAAAACCTGTTCAAAGAATAGTTATCGTCGGTGCTTCTTTGGCTGGCTTAAGTGCTGCAGAATCACTGCGTTCCGAAGGATTTGCCGGAACAATAACTGTGATCGGCGACGAACCATATGCTCCCTATGATCGCCCTCCTCTGTCTAAAACTGTCCTCACAGGCTGGCTACAGGCAGAGCACACGACTCTTCCGCAGAGTGTTGATCTACAGGCCGAGTGGCTGCTTGGAATGCCTGCCATAGGGCTTGATCTGGGTAACCGAGAGGTTGAGCTTGCTGACGGGAGGCGGGTTGGCTTTGATCGCCTGTTAATTTCTACCGGGACACATGCTCGTCAGTGGCCGGATTTGGCACAGGCTGCCCTTGATGGAGTATGCCTGTTGCACACCCGTGATGATGCTGTCCGGCTACGAGCCCGGTTAGCTGCCAGGCCGAAGCGAGTACTGGTGATTGGCGGTGGTTTCACTGGTTCCGAAGTCGCTTCAGTTTGCAGAGAGCTGGGTCTGGCTGTCACGGTTACAGAGCGCAGTGCTACACCTCTTATCGGCGCTCTCGGTGCAGCTGCAGGTGCGTTTGCTGGTCAGCTCCAGCGTGCACATGGAGTCGATCTGCGCTGCAATGTCACGGTTATGTCGCTGGAGGGAGATGAGAGCGGACGGCTGCGCTGTGCCTATCTTTCAGATGGTGATATACTTGACATCGATGTGGCTGTAGTCGCTCTTGGAGCAGTAAGAAACGTTGAATGGTTGCGTGATTCCGGGTTGGCATTTGATTCCCGAGGAATAGCCTGTGATGCCGCCTGTCGTGCTTTCGACATCAATGGAATGGTTACAGACGATGTTTTTGTTGCCGGAGATATAGTTCGCTGGCCTCACCCGCTCTACGAAGGTGAGCTGCTGGCAGTCGAACACTGGGGAAATGCTGTTGAGCAGGCAAGAACGGCAGCACATAATATGGTGAGTGTTCCGGCAGATCTCCAGGCATACAAAAGCCTGCCTGCTTTCTGGTCCCGTCAGTTTGGCGTCAACCTGAAGATGATAGGTCTTCCAAGCTTTGCTGATGAGGTTGTGCTCACACAGGGCTCTGTTTCGGAACGCAGGTTAGTTGCAGCTTATGGCTACAAGGGCAGAATTGTCGCAGCTCTCACCGTAAATATGGCACGCTGGTTGCCAGCTTATGAGGCAATGATCGAAGCCAGGGCTCCATTTCCGCCTGTACTTCATGCTCCAGATAGTTCAGCCGAACTTCGGCCAGTTCCTGCCGGATTTCCACCTCATGGACAAATTACCCATAGCCCTAATGCTATAAAGACCGGTCCAGGTCCGAGCATACCTTCTCCAGAAGAATCACCTACAAGCGATAAAGTGAAGGACCCTCGTGTACCGCCAGGATTTCAGCCCAAATGA
- a CDS encoding ferredoxin: MLRIVVDLNRCESYAQCVFAAPTVFWMKDEESLEYDYAPDDSLRVQVERAAAACPVQAISICCLDEQLEQQGGNHSEQQ, translated from the coding sequence GTGCTGCGAATTGTAGTCGACTTAAACCGGTGTGAGAGCTACGCTCAATGCGTATTTGCCGCACCGACCGTATTCTGGATGAAGGATGAAGAGTCGCTCGAATATGATTATGCACCGGACGACTCACTACGAGTGCAAGTAGAGCGGGCGGCTGCAGCTTGCCCGGTACAGGCGATTAGTATTTGCTGTCTGGATGAGCAGTTGGAGCAGCAGGGAGGAAACCACAGTGAGCAGCAATAA
- a CDS encoding transcriptional regulator translates to MGPIEHEMIELFRKINVSRPIALTLACLAKGREISSQSIEMVSGLRQPEVSVAMRYLRENNWIDIREEKRSKGKGRPIKLYRLIVPMDYIVSKIEEDIVAESRVVLGNIERLKHIA, encoded by the coding sequence ATGGGACCGATCGAACATGAAATGATAGAACTATTTAGAAAAATTAATGTTAGTAGACCAATTGCTCTTACGCTTGCATGCCTTGCGAAAGGAAGGGAGATCTCGTCCCAGAGCATTGAAATGGTATCAGGCTTGAGACAACCTGAAGTCAGTGTTGCAATGCGTTATCTCCGCGAAAATAACTGGATTGATATCCGAGAAGAAAAGAGGTCAAAGGGTAAAGGCAGACCGATAAAGTTATACAGGCTAATAGTCCCAATGGACTATATTGTTAGCAAGATCGAAGAAGATATTGTAGCCGAGAGTAGAGTCGTGCTTGGAAATATTGAGCGCCTGAAACATATTGCTTGA
- a CDS encoding transcriptional regulator, protein MIVVADNEFISEDYEFKMGEIEYEMVELLRRLNINRPVALTLACLSKGEEISSQRIEMVSGLRQPEVSIAMRYLRENDWVDMREEKKNQGKGRPVKLYKLTVRMETIINSIEEDLMAESKAVLQNIERLKNLS, encoded by the coding sequence ATGATAGTTGTGGCAGATAATGAGTTTATATCAGAGGACTACGAATTTAAGATGGGAGAGATTGAATACGAGATGGTGGAGCTTTTGAGAAGGCTTAATATTAACAGGCCAGTTGCTCTTACCCTTGCGTGTCTCTCTAAAGGAGAGGAAATTTCTTCCCAACGCATCGAAATGGTATCAGGCTTGAGACAGCCGGAAGTTAGCATTGCAATGCGCTATCTCCGTGAAAATGACTGGGTAGATATGCGGGAAGAAAAAAAGAATCAGGGTAAAGGAAGACCAGTTAAATTGTATAAACTGACGGTTCGGATGGAAACAATTATCAATTCAATAGAAGAAGACTTAATGGCTGAAAGTAAGGCCGTACTCCAGAACATAGAACGTCTCAAGAACCTTTCCTAA